ACACGGTCAGTTGCATATTCACTTAAATAAATTGCTGTCATTATACCGATTGGACCTGCAACAAGCATTGCAATTACAGATGAAATAATAGTACCTGAAATTAGTGGTAGGATGCCAAATTCTGGATTTTGGCTTAATGGCCTCAATATCGTTCCAGTAAAGAACTCAATTATTGAAACTCTAGAAAAAAAGTGTATTGTTTCTGTTAAAAGAGTGAACAATATACCAATAGTTGTTAATAAAGAAATCATTGCAATAAGAAATAATAAGACAGGAACGGCTTTTTCTATTATGGAAGAAAAACTTCTTCCTGCCCTTTTCTTACTAATTAATTCTCTCACTTGAACAGCATTATCTTTGTTTAAATTGCTGTTATTCGCCACTCATAACACCCCTCTTAATCTATTCTATAATACTAATTAGAGAAGAGAGCAATTAATTACTCTCTTCTCTATCAGATTTATACCTTCATCTTATTATTATTTAAGCCCATTTAGGAAATCTATACTTTCTTGTGCTTCTTCATCTGGGATTGGAGCAAATCCTGTTTCACCAGCAAAAGTATTTACGTTATTCATTAAATAGATTGCATAATCTAACACTTGAGCTTTTTCTGTTGCATTATTAACATTCAAATAAGTGAATACTGGACGAGTAAAGTTAGCATAATCGCCATCTTCAGCAATTGTCTCAAGAGAAGGTTCAACTGGTCCATCACCAAAATCAACATTTACTGCTTGTAATTTATCTTGATTATTTACATAGTAACCAAAACCAAAGAATCCAATAGAGTTAACATCTTCAGACACCAATGTTACCAATGTAGAATACTCTTGTTGAAGATTAACATCACTTACAAGATCAGCTTCTTCAAGAATATTTTCATAAAAGAATTCATACGTACCGTGATTCTCGTTCGGTCCATAAGTGTTTATTTTTTCATCTGGCCATTCTGGATTAATATCAGACCAGTTTGTTACACCACCATCAGCAAGGAAAATACTTAACAGTTCTTCTTCTGTCATTTCCGTAGCCCAATCATTATCTGGATGCATAACGAAAGTTAAACCATCTAATGCAACTTTCAATTCATGTACTTCGATACCAAGCTCTTCTGCAGCCGCTGATTCCTCTTCTTTAATTTGTCGAGAAGCGTCATTAAAATCAGTTCCATCTTCAACTAAGAACTTTTCAAATCCTGCACTTGTACCTGAACGACCTACTTCAACAGATACACCTTCTTGTTCTGTTAACATATACTCTTCTGCAATTCTAGCCATTAATGGATAAACTGTACCAGAACCATCAATAACAACACTACCTTCTAATTCTGCTGATTCACTTTCAGTATCTTCTGTGTCAGTTGATTCTGCATTCGAATCGTCTGTCTCTTCTGCACTTGAATCGTCACTTGATCCACAAGCTGCAAGTAA
The nucleotide sequence above comes from Paraliobacillus zengyii. Encoded proteins:
- a CDS encoding PstS family phosphate ABC transporter substrate-binding protein, producing the protein MKKLKLVGLALLLVLSIGLLAACGSSDDSSAEETDDSNAESTDTEDTESESAELEGSVVIDGSGTVYPLMARIAEEYMLTEQEGVSVEVGRSGTSAGFEKFLVEDGTDFNDASRQIKEEESAAAEELGIEVHELKVALDGLTFVMHPDNDWATEMTEEELLSIFLADGGVTNWSDINPEWPDEKINTYGPNENHGTYEFFYENILEEADLVSDVNLQQEYSTLVTLVSEDVNSIGFFGFGYYVNNQDKLQAVNVDFGDGPVEPSLETIAEDGDYANFTRPVFTYLNVNNATEKAQVLDYAIYLMNNVNTFAGETGFAPIPDEEAQESIDFLNGLK